A region from the Deltaproteobacteria bacterium CG2_30_66_27 genome encodes:
- a CDS encoding CTP synthase, translated as MKPKYIFVTGGVVSSLGKGLAAASIGALMEARGLKITMLKLDPYINVDPGTMNPFQHGEVFVTDDGAETDLDLGHYERFVSSRTGKKNNCTTGRIYHSVITKERRGDYLGGTVQVIPHITDEIKRIIYAAAKGYDLAIVEVGGTVGDIESLPFLEAIRQVKSDRGKENVLYVHLTLVPYIKTAGELKTKPTQHSVKELRSIGIQPDVLLCRTDRPLPKEIKAKIALFCNVTEDAVITASDVDLIYELPLVFHQEGLDDKLMELLNIWAGEPRLEDWERLVERWKNPTGEVTIAIVGKYVNLKESYKSLNEALTHGGIAHQVRVHCRYVDSEEVERQGAEAMLKGVDGILVPGGFGSRGVEGKIAAVRYARENRIPYFGICLGMQVAVVEFARNVAGLAAATSRELDGESACPVIDLMPEQRAVEEKGATMRLGAYPCKVLEKSLARKAYGVGQVSERHRHRYEFNNDYRQALSEKGLRITGVSPDDRLVEIVEIPDHPWFLGCQFHPEFRSRPLVPHPLFRDFIGAAAVRARQGAAT; from the coding sequence GTGAAGCCGAAGTACATCTTCGTGACCGGCGGCGTCGTTTCGTCGCTGGGGAAGGGGCTCGCGGCGGCATCGATCGGCGCCCTGATGGAAGCCCGGGGGCTCAAGATCACGATGCTGAAACTCGACCCGTACATCAACGTGGATCCGGGCACGATGAATCCCTTCCAGCACGGCGAGGTGTTCGTCACCGACGACGGCGCCGAGACCGACCTCGATCTCGGGCACTACGAGCGGTTCGTCTCCTCCCGCACCGGCAAGAAGAACAACTGCACCACCGGCAGGATCTACCACTCCGTCATCACCAAGGAGCGCCGCGGCGACTACCTCGGCGGCACGGTGCAGGTGATTCCCCACATCACCGACGAGATCAAGCGGATCATTTACGCGGCGGCCAAGGGGTACGACCTCGCGATCGTCGAGGTGGGCGGCACGGTGGGCGACATCGAGAGCCTCCCGTTCCTCGAGGCGATCCGGCAGGTGAAGAGCGATCGGGGCAAGGAGAACGTCCTCTACGTCCACCTGACGCTCGTCCCCTACATCAAGACCGCCGGGGAGCTGAAGACGAAGCCCACCCAGCACAGCGTGAAGGAGCTGCGCTCCATCGGCATCCAGCCCGACGTCCTGCTCTGCCGGACCGACCGGCCGCTCCCGAAGGAGATCAAGGCGAAGATCGCCCTGTTCTGCAACGTCACCGAGGATGCGGTGATCACGGCGAGCGACGTCGACCTGATCTACGAGCTGCCGCTGGTCTTCCACCAGGAGGGGCTCGACGACAAGCTGATGGAGCTCCTGAACATCTGGGCGGGCGAGCCGCGACTGGAAGATTGGGAGCGCCTCGTCGAGCGGTGGAAGAACCCGACGGGGGAGGTCACCATCGCCATCGTCGGGAAATACGTCAACCTGAAGGAGTCGTACAAGAGCCTGAACGAGGCGCTCACCCACGGCGGGATCGCGCACCAGGTGCGGGTCCACTGCCGCTACGTCGATTCCGAGGAGGTGGAGCGGCAGGGGGCGGAGGCGATGCTCAAGGGCGTCGACGGGATCCTCGTCCCCGGGGGGTTCGGCTCCCGCGGCGTGGAAGGGAAAATCGCCGCCGTCCGGTACGCCCGGGAGAACAGGATCCCGTACTTCGGGATCTGCCTCGGGATGCAGGTGGCGGTCGTGGAGTTCGCCCGGAACGTGGCCGGCCTCGCGGCGGCCACCAGCCGGGAGCTGGACGGCGAGAGCGCGTGCCCGGTGATCGACCTGATGCCCGAGCAGCGTGCCGTGGAGGAGAAGGGGGCGACGATGCGGCTGGGCGCCTACCCGTGCAAGGTCCTCGAGAAGTCGCTCGCGCGGAAGGCGTACGGCGTGGGCCAGGTCTCCGAGCGGCACCGGCACCGGTACGAGTTCAACAACGATTATCGCCAGGCGCTCTCCGAAAAGGGGCTGCGGATCACCGGCGTGTCGCCCGATGACCGCCTCGTAGAGATCGTGGAGATTCCCGACCACCCGTGGTTCCTCGGCTGCCAGTTCCATCCCGAGTTCCGTTCGCGGCCCCTGGTCCCGCACCCGCTGTTCCGCGACTTCATCGGCGCGGCGGCGGTGCGGGCGCGCCAGGGGGCGGCTACGTAG
- a CDS encoding 3-deoxy-8-phosphooctulonate synthase encodes MIRRVSIANRFGVGPGCSLLLIAGPCVLESEELALSVAAFLADLAARLPVNVVFKGSFDKANRSSGASYRGPGETEGLRILGKVRERYGLPVTTDVHEPRQAAAVAQGVDLLQIPAFLCRQTDLLVAAGETGVAVNIKKGQFMAPWDMRNAVEKVSSTGNENILVTERGTTFGYNNLVVDFRGLPAIRESICPVVFDATHSVQLPGGAGNVSSGERKYVAPLARAAVAVGVDGVFLEIHPDPDRALSDGPNSLPLADVEPLLRTLLAIRAAAGKEPADDK; translated from the coding sequence ATGATCCGTCGGGTCTCCATCGCGAACCGGTTCGGGGTCGGCCCCGGATGCTCGCTCCTGCTCATCGCTGGGCCGTGCGTCCTCGAGTCCGAGGAGCTCGCCCTGTCCGTCGCCGCTTTCCTCGCGGATCTCGCCGCCCGGCTCCCCGTGAACGTGGTGTTCAAGGGATCGTTCGACAAGGCGAACCGTTCTTCCGGCGCCTCGTACCGCGGGCCGGGCGAAACCGAGGGGCTGCGCATACTGGGGAAGGTCCGGGAGCGGTACGGCCTTCCCGTCACCACCGATGTCCACGAACCCCGGCAGGCCGCCGCCGTCGCCCAGGGGGTCGACCTGCTCCAGATCCCGGCGTTCCTGTGCCGACAGACCGACCTGCTCGTTGCGGCGGGGGAGACAGGGGTGGCGGTCAACATCAAGAAAGGGCAGTTCATGGCGCCGTGGGACATGCGCAACGCGGTCGAGAAGGTTTCCTCCACGGGGAATGAAAACATCCTCGTGACGGAGCGGGGGACCACCTTCGGGTACAACAACCTGGTGGTCGACTTCCGGGGGCTCCCGGCGATCCGCGAGTCGATCTGCCCCGTCGTCTTCGACGCCACTCACAGCGTGCAACTTCCCGGCGGGGCGGGGAACGTCTCCTCCGGAGAGCGGAAGTACGTGGCCCCCCTGGCGCGGGCGGCCGTGGCGGTGGGCGTGGACGGCGTCTTTCTCGAGATCCACCCCGATCCGGACCGTGCGCTGTCCGACGGACCGAACAGCCTGCCCCTGGCCGACGTGGAGCCGCTCCTGCGGACGCTCCTCGCGATCCGCGCCGCGGCGGGGAAGGAGCCGGCCGATGATAAATGA
- a CDS encoding D-arabinose 5-phosphate isomerase, with product MINDRIERAGKVLTVEAAAIVGLRGKLDERFGKAVDLLMAARGKVVVSGMGKSGLIARKIASTLASTGTPAFFLHPAEGIHGDIGMVRRGDVVIALSNSGETEEIVRLMPVFQRMGLPVIALTGDAGSTLGRYADVTLDVGVPEEACPLGLAPTASTTAALAMGDALAVVLFEEKGFSEEDFAKLHPGGALGRRLQTVSDLMHSGGEIPLVFPDTPLKDALFTISAKRLGVTGVVDVEGRLAGIITDGDVRRAISKGVDLFGATAGSVMTPSPKGIASTELAAAALRRMEEFSITSLFVFDPRDPGRPVGIVHIHDLLKAGVG from the coding sequence ATGATAAATGACCGCATCGAGCGCGCCGGCAAGGTTCTCACCGTGGAGGCCGCCGCGATCGTGGGGCTGCGGGGAAAGCTCGACGAGCGATTCGGGAAGGCGGTGGACCTGCTGATGGCGGCCAGGGGAAAGGTCGTCGTCTCCGGGATGGGAAAGTCGGGGCTGATCGCCAGGAAGATCGCGTCGACCCTCGCCTCCACCGGGACCCCGGCATTCTTCCTCCACCCCGCCGAGGGGATCCACGGCGATATCGGGATGGTGCGGCGCGGGGACGTGGTGATCGCCCTCTCCAATTCCGGGGAGACCGAGGAGATCGTGCGCCTGATGCCCGTCTTCCAGCGGATGGGACTGCCGGTGATCGCCCTCACCGGGGACGCGGGCTCCACGCTTGGCCGTTATGCGGACGTGACCCTCGACGTGGGGGTGCCGGAGGAGGCGTGTCCTCTCGGGCTGGCTCCCACCGCCTCGACGACGGCGGCGCTGGCGATGGGAGACGCGCTGGCGGTCGTCCTCTTCGAGGAGAAAGGGTTCTCCGAGGAAGATTTCGCGAAGCTGCACCCCGGCGGCGCACTGGGGCGGCGCCTCCAGACGGTTTCGGACCTGATGCACTCTGGGGGGGAGATCCCGCTCGTCTTCCCGGACACGCCGCTGAAGGACGCCCTGTTCACGATCAGCGCGAAGCGGCTGGGGGTAACCGGGGTCGTCGACGTCGAAGGACGACTCGCGGGAATCATCACCGACGGCGACGTCCGTCGGGCCATCTCGAAGGGGGTGGATCTCTTCGGAGCGACCGCGGGCAGCGTCATGACTCCTTCGCCGAAGGGGATCGCGTCGACCGAACTGGCGGCGGCGGCGCTGAGGAGGATGGAGGAGTTCTCCATCACCAGCCTCTTTGTCTTCGATCCCCGCGACCCCGGTCGCCCGGTGGGGATCGTCCACATTCACGATCTCCTCAAGGCGGGCGTCGGATGA
- a CDS encoding phenylphosphate carboxylase subunit delta produces MSGPVVRQGSAAAAARVRLFLTDVDGVLTDGGIVYDAAGVEAKRFHVRDGHGIKMLQRAGVAVGIITGRTSEVVAIRARELGIDIVRQGSYDKVASWREILGGTGILPAETAYAGDDIVDLPLLRAVGFSAAPSDAEPYVLDAVHFVASRPGGHGAVREIVEFLLRSRGSWDDVTGKYFPEGAVR; encoded by the coding sequence ATGAGCGGCCCGGTGGTGCGGCAGGGATCGGCCGCGGCGGCGGCGCGGGTCCGCCTGTTCCTCACCGATGTCGACGGGGTGCTGACGGATGGAGGGATCGTCTACGACGCCGCCGGGGTCGAGGCGAAGCGGTTTCACGTCCGGGACGGACACGGGATCAAGATGCTGCAGCGCGCGGGGGTCGCGGTCGGGATCATCACGGGGCGCACCTCCGAGGTGGTCGCGATCCGGGCGCGGGAACTGGGGATCGACATCGTGCGACAGGGGTCATACGACAAGGTGGCGTCGTGGCGCGAGATCCTCGGCGGGACCGGCATCCTTCCGGCCGAGACCGCCTACGCGGGGGACGACATCGTGGATCTCCCGCTGCTTCGCGCCGTCGGGTTTTCGGCGGCGCCCTCCGACGCGGAACCGTACGTTCTCGACGCGGTGCACTTCGTTGCGTCCCGGCCCGGCGGGCACGGGGCGGTGCGGGAGATCGTCGAGTTCCTCCTCCGTTCGCGCGGGTCGTGGGACGATGTGACCGGGAAATACTTCCCGGAAGGGGCGGTACGATGA
- a CDS encoding lipopolysaccharide transport periplasmic protein LptA has product MRPIRIPRIFTALSIVAALACVAGAQERVGESVKDLGGRPIDVTADRVSADSERNTVTFEGNVVARQGDVTLHADRIQADYSSEARAIDRIEAEGNVRFVQEGREARSARATFHNLEQRVVLSGGATLRQGQNTVQGETLTIFLRENRSVVTGGKDGGRVHAVINPKGILETSPK; this is encoded by the coding sequence ATGAGACCGATTCGAATCCCCCGGATTTTTACGGCCCTTTCGATCGTCGCGGCCCTGGCCTGCGTCGCCGGGGCGCAGGAGCGCGTGGGCGAGTCCGTGAAAGATCTTGGCGGTCGCCCGATCGACGTCACCGCCGACCGCGTCAGCGCCGATAGTGAGCGCAACACCGTGACCTTCGAGGGAAACGTCGTGGCGCGGCAGGGCGACGTCACGCTGCACGCCGACCGGATCCAGGCCGACTACTCCAGCGAGGCGCGAGCGATCGACCGGATCGAGGCGGAAGGAAACGTCCGGTTCGTCCAGGAGGGCCGGGAGGCGCGTTCCGCGCGGGCCACCTTCCACAATCTCGAGCAGCGGGTCGTCCTTTCCGGGGGCGCGACGCTCCGGCAGGGGCAGAACACCGTCCAGGGGGAGACGCTCACCATTTTCCTGCGGGAGAACCGGTCTGTGGTGACGGGCGGCAAGGACGGGGGCCGCGTCCATGCGGTCATCAACCCCAAGGGGATCCTGGAGACGTCGCCGAAGTGA
- a CDS encoding LPS export ABC transporter ATP-binding protein, whose amino-acid sequence MEGLSKRYRRRKVVKGVSLETRPGEVVGLLGPNGAGKTTIFYMMVGLVRPDEGEVRLNGSVVTDLPMHRRARMGLGYLPQEPSVFRKLSVRDNILAFLEETPLSPGERRERSEAILRDMRIGNVSDTMGYALSGGERRRVEIARALVLSPDFLLLDEPFAGIDPISVADLQQVILGLKERGIGVIMTDHNVRDTLKVCDRAYIISEGEILLAGKPGEIAASDRVREIYLGDGFSL is encoded by the coding sequence GTGGAGGGGCTGAGCAAACGATACCGGCGCAGGAAAGTCGTCAAGGGGGTTTCCCTCGAGACGCGGCCCGGGGAGGTGGTGGGCCTGCTTGGCCCCAACGGCGCCGGGAAGACGACGATCTTCTACATGATGGTGGGGCTGGTCCGGCCCGACGAGGGCGAGGTGCGGCTGAACGGGTCCGTCGTGACGGACCTCCCGATGCACCGCCGCGCGCGGATGGGATTGGGCTACCTCCCCCAGGAGCCGTCCGTCTTCCGGAAGCTTTCCGTTCGGGACAACATCCTCGCCTTCCTCGAGGAGACTCCCCTGTCTCCGGGGGAGCGGCGGGAGCGATCCGAGGCGATCCTGCGCGATATGCGCATCGGGAACGTCTCCGACACGATGGGGTACGCCCTGTCCGGCGGGGAGCGGCGCCGCGTCGAGATCGCCCGGGCGCTGGTCCTTTCCCCCGATTTCCTGTTGCTGGACGAGCCGTTCGCCGGCATCGACCCGATCTCCGTGGCCGACCTCCAGCAGGTGATCCTCGGATTAAAAGAGCGCGGGATCGGGGTTATAATGACGGACCATAACGTGCGCGACACGCTCAAGGTGTGCGATCGCGCGTACATCATCTCCGAGGGGGAGATCCTCCTCGCGGGAAAGCCCGGGGAAATCGCCGCGTCGGACCGGGTCCGGGAGATCTACCTGGGAGACGGTTTCTCGCTCTGA
- a CDS encoding RNA polymerase sigma-54 factor encodes MALELRQSLKLSQQLVMTPQLQQAIKLLQLSRLELQQAVREELEVNPALEDIGEETAEEETSPAAEASTPSIPEEGPTPKEGDGLIDRVDWEYYFNQGSRDGRMQRDTDDEDGRPYYENTLTRRPGLTEHLETQLRLLDISDAERETALYLVGNIDENGYLKTTAEEAAQALSLPVEDVERAIARVQTLDPLGVGARDLRECLLIQARERGSAFELPLRILADHFDLFSRGDVAGAVRRLKLPKEAVKEAFQRLVTLWPKPGREYSGDDVQYITPDVYLFKVDDQWVITQNDDGQPRLRLSSYYRRLLTGDAEGLPKEDREFLKQKVNAALWFIKSIEQRKRTIYKVVESIVKLQRDFLEKGPGHLRPLTLRDVAEDIEMHESTVSRVTSGKYVGTPLGIFELKYFFTSGLNREGGEEDIASKSVKEKIREIIRAEGESKPLSDQELMRLLRNQGIRIARRTVTKYRAAMGLLASSRRRKQF; translated from the coding sequence ATGGCGCTGGAACTCCGACAATCTCTCAAGCTCAGCCAGCAGCTGGTGATGACCCCCCAGCTGCAGCAGGCGATCAAGCTGCTGCAGCTGTCGCGGCTCGAGCTGCAGCAGGCGGTGCGGGAGGAGCTGGAGGTCAACCCGGCGCTGGAGGATATCGGCGAGGAGACGGCCGAGGAGGAGACGTCGCCGGCGGCGGAGGCGTCCACGCCTTCGATCCCGGAGGAGGGGCCCACGCCGAAGGAAGGCGACGGGCTCATCGACCGCGTGGACTGGGAGTACTACTTCAACCAAGGGTCCCGCGACGGACGCATGCAACGGGACACCGATGACGAAGACGGACGTCCCTACTACGAGAACACCCTCACGCGCCGTCCCGGCCTCACCGAACACCTCGAGACCCAGCTGCGGCTCCTGGACATCTCCGACGCCGAGCGGGAGACCGCTCTCTACCTGGTCGGCAACATCGACGAAAACGGGTATCTGAAGACGACCGCCGAGGAGGCGGCGCAGGCCCTCTCGCTGCCGGTCGAAGACGTAGAGCGCGCCATCGCGAGGGTCCAGACGCTTGATCCCCTGGGCGTCGGCGCGAGGGACTTGCGGGAGTGCCTGTTGATCCAGGCGCGGGAACGGGGTTCGGCGTTCGAGCTTCCCCTCCGGATCCTCGCCGACCACTTCGACCTGTTCTCCAGGGGAGACGTCGCCGGAGCCGTACGTCGGCTCAAACTGCCGAAGGAGGCCGTCAAGGAGGCGTTCCAGAGGCTCGTCACCCTGTGGCCGAAGCCCGGCCGCGAATACTCGGGAGACGACGTCCAGTACATCACCCCCGACGTCTACCTGTTCAAGGTCGACGATCAATGGGTCATCACCCAGAACGACGACGGGCAGCCCCGGCTTCGCCTCTCCTCCTACTACCGGCGGCTGCTGACGGGAGACGCAGAGGGGCTCCCCAAGGAGGACCGGGAGTTCCTGAAGCAGAAGGTCAACGCGGCGCTGTGGTTCATCAAGAGCATCGAACAGCGCAAGCGCACCATCTACAAGGTCGTAGAGAGCATCGTAAAGCTCCAGCGTGATTTCCTCGAGAAGGGGCCCGGCCACCTGCGTCCCCTGACGCTGCGGGACGTCGCCGAGGACATCGAAATGCACGAGTCCACCGTGTCGAGGGTGACCAGCGGCAAATACGTGGGCACTCCCCTCGGGATCTTCGAGTTGAAGTACTTCTTCACCTCGGGGCTGAACCGGGAGGGGGGGGAGGAGGATATCGCCTCCAAGTCCGTCAAGGAGAAGATCCGGGAGATCATCCGCGCCGAGGGCGAGAGCAAGCCGCTCAGCGACCAGGAGTTGATGCGGCTCCTGCGGAACCAGGGGATCCGGATCGCCCGGCGGACCGTCACCAAGTACCGCGCGGCGATGGGGCTGCTGGCCTCCTCTCGGCGCAGGAAACAGTTCTGA
- a CDS encoding ribosomal subunit interface protein, producing the protein MNQINVTFRHVDPSQALKEYVTGKLGKIEKVVEKSFDAHVTLSVEKYRHIAEVFLTARGITIKAFESTEDLYSAIDLVCDKVERQLKKYREKRKDKGQAIFPEPMVSGSSLTIAEGEGRPRIIHTDNFLPKPMTVEDAARHLDMLGLDVVMFVNQETDQPSVVFRQQDGNIGFAEPMVR; encoded by the coding sequence ATGAACCAGATCAACGTGACGTTCCGGCATGTCGACCCGAGCCAGGCATTGAAGGAGTACGTGACCGGGAAATTGGGAAAGATCGAGAAGGTGGTCGAAAAGTCGTTCGACGCGCACGTTACCTTGTCCGTCGAGAAGTACCGCCATATCGCCGAGGTGTTCCTGACGGCGCGGGGGATCACCATCAAGGCGTTCGAATCCACGGAAGACCTGTACTCCGCCATCGACCTCGTGTGCGACAAGGTCGAGCGCCAGTTGAAGAAGTACCGCGAGAAGCGGAAGGACAAGGGGCAGGCGATCTTCCCCGAGCCGATGGTATCCGGATCGTCCCTCACGATCGCGGAGGGGGAAGGCCGGCCCAGGATCATTCACACGGACAACTTCCTGCCCAAGCCGATGACGGTGGAGGACGCGGCGCGCCACCTCGACATGCTCGGGCTCGACGTGGTGATGTTCGTGAACCAGGAGACGGACCAGCCGTCCGTGGTCTTCCGGCAGCAGGACGGCAACATCGGCTTCGCGGAGCCGATGGTTCGATGA
- a CDS encoding PTS fructose transporter subunit IIA, whose protein sequence is MRIQDILPPGAVVDELLAETKEGVLRELSEVICRRLPALSPDSLTTILMDREGLGSTGIGEGVAIPHGKIPGIDRLVAVFGRSRGGVQFASLDGKPARLFFLILAPENSAGMHLKALARISRLLKGPRFRERLLAAEGVEGLSRVLREEDERV, encoded by the coding sequence ATGAGGATCCAGGATATCCTCCCTCCGGGAGCCGTGGTGGACGAACTCCTGGCGGAGACGAAGGAGGGGGTCCTTCGCGAACTTTCGGAGGTGATCTGCCGGCGACTCCCGGCCCTTTCTCCCGACAGCCTCACGACGATCCTGATGGATCGCGAGGGGCTTGGGAGCACGGGAATCGGCGAAGGGGTGGCGATTCCCCACGGTAAGATCCCCGGGATCGACCGGCTGGTCGCCGTTTTCGGGCGCAGCCGGGGAGGAGTGCAGTTCGCCTCCCTCGACGGGAAGCCGGCCCGGCTTTTTTTCCTGATCCTCGCCCCGGAGAACTCCGCCGGGATGCATCTCAAGGCGCTCGCGCGCATATCCCGGCTCCTCAAGGGACCGCGGTTCCGGGAGCGTCTCCTGGCGGCCGAGGGGGTCGAGGGGCTATCGCGGGTTCTCCGGGAAGAGGACGAACGCGTCTGA
- a CDS encoding HPr(Ser) kinase/phosphatase — protein MPDFVPSAVATIHGVLMEVIGVGVLLSGRSGIGKSECALDLVLRGHRFVADDVIHVDKLGPATLVGRGDDLTCHHMEIRGLGIINIRELFGAAATTPKKKMELVIRIEEWDPSREYDRLGLEDETVEILGVKLPSLLVPISPGRNLATIVEVAVRNHLLKKLGIHSAREFVERQARRTGEGGST, from the coding sequence GTGCCTGATTTCGTGCCATCCGCGGTCGCGACGATCCACGGTGTTCTGATGGAAGTCATCGGCGTGGGGGTTCTCCTCTCCGGCCGAAGCGGAATCGGCAAGAGCGAATGCGCCCTCGACCTCGTCCTCCGGGGCCACCGGTTCGTGGCCGACGACGTGATTCACGTCGACAAGCTCGGCCCGGCGACCCTCGTGGGCCGCGGGGACGATCTCACCTGCCACCACATGGAAATCCGGGGGCTCGGGATCATCAACATCCGGGAACTGTTCGGCGCGGCCGCGACGACGCCGAAGAAGAAGATGGAACTCGTGATCCGGATCGAGGAGTGGGATCCTTCCAGGGAGTACGACCGTCTTGGTCTCGAGGACGAGACCGTCGAGATACTCGGTGTCAAACTTCCCTCCCTTCTCGTCCCGATCTCCCCCGGGCGGAACCTGGCGACGATCGTGGAGGTGGCGGTGCGGAACCACCTCCTGAAGAAGCTCGGGATCCACTCCGCGCGGGAATTCGTCGAGCGCCAGGCTCGGCGTACCGGAGAGGGCGGCTCCACGTGA